One genomic segment of Sebastes fasciatus isolate fSebFas1 chromosome 17, fSebFas1.pri, whole genome shotgun sequence includes these proteins:
- the topaz1 gene encoding uncharacterized protein topaz1 isoform X4 gives MVIHRPLLPLLLLQTPDRFTREHSPPPPDSQKRLREQGRKSSSPGPEQPTVEVRIKKENAVTETSKKIIIWINQLPQVTLCDIAQRCDALRHDCGYVLPDVLKSKVVHCFKQEMRAGFQYRPGCFDHGQRESEESALAENREICPRVKSEPSQSLTERQRHLKERTDVQTFSSHATCRFLNSWTSEGSATCSASVLLGERTKTGECRTGMLDRDVEEDPGPVSSVEIHRDKRIKLGDGVKDGILPSTPDFESIGCKDPAKTDSCDKEKRTSDDSQSCLEHAVAGSSSFDLDVKENCVHKEIDNPTKTDAAQMSSDLNCERNEVDTDELESFTCQRVRAYFRKIKFSCARTYMSWPFSNSAWKLTTHAGTTGCPAEPIDPSARDNPPLDHNQPGSTNDMLPDTHTSGTTHQVSHQNKAKREEKEESVLVDINGKTHGNVSMEFAPNFMEAEESLASLSLDTATLSNPSQHGGEPGTDTVSASSSPVNRPESDNSTSTPSPSALGRSDWETSNALSPMASPFTRGGLSSLSAMPSSLPPSSFLLKKVEGAEVADSASASLTSSSPKCVVKAVEKTLFCCEETRMTPWTSSSAPPHNSDSFDSCVSSLLLLPQGEQESDEGLFAGRTPPKLEPYYNTSPFNHVVVKLRDILTEKCVELDLNEFMLPPMLSPVASPQGRSQISLPPQSPDEEEKEEIYTRKRKMSPGCHMPQIVNGDNENAKDYLEHGGVELKVVKTTNEDDGTEKESQDETDYSDDVEQGNKTSEVPSDPKIKATLTSGALTEPCSSPSSDEDDGGAFSDEGQPCSTSERDETDAEAAGDAQRSILDEFTAYEKDILLVDVIQEDPELFENLPQGSLLKLGHTRVTEAPKIRPIREVKTLSPRTDGASLEFKQRLTSVNIGFPWDSPDADIEEESDSRSWRPHCSRSSSSIPSKMQSNTWPAAEKQTKNMGQPDANNNHVNGVLERSQHIQTVNSLHKHISPLRSIRNGSLVTNPANVTDFRRQKSNPQYCRQYFSESLSCGFKMCRFQHVPVEGDEKLCVETVTRFTKNPMCLQKAGAVFTGYYQNNPPGAYFSMPVLLCLLWALHKAGMVSDVFSVLSVSLAHKIVPGHEFLLALFNIVREKGLTGVVPELMQLTFKMARAGLVLSLDCLDCVKNTPEFQETVNPNSLVSVSGNHKLSASAPFPEYLNLAHCIVEIELCTKQEDWRRMGEVFRSICQSSQHPNQVERISGRIAIALLSESKDKRSLPFAAFAETVCQNDGEESLIRSFLGRIGVSLMLRYHKTHQWGKGRRVVEVLSSSKVNYSTLKGLFGNEDGSSRCHLVTVATELFLLSCSLEGALNTLRENKWFLSSCSWPCEPADLESRTRVLMRLAEKTSHRDTLEVLCNLPGLKEPNDLVDVSRYGPLFNCHLQVCVERQIIPVASDTVDFMLSKKLSVDQALLQMLLHKLGKQNLWLRAREVFRHSLSTGYYPGVSAPPGFMELIVPCQLGEVELALTLEMFITVNATDIFHLSETTKSCLCITLKRTQSCESEYLSAGSRILSAACILQPKLIIHYTAVNSSQDQVFTLDVPSARCWLRHNHLWANEVWTH, from the exons gccgctgctgctgctgcagacacCGGACAGGTTCACACGGGAACACAGTCCACCGCCACCGGACAGTCAA AAGAGACTGCGTGAGCAGGGGCGAAAAAGCAGTAGCCCAGGGCCAGAGCAGCCTACGGTTGAGGTTAGGATCAAGAAAGAAAACGCAGTTACTGAGACCTCTAAGAAGATTATCATATGGATAAACCAGTTACCGCAGGTGACGCTTTGTGACATAGCTCAAAGATGTGATGCTCTTCGTCACGATTGTGGCTATGTGTTACCGGATGTTCTCAAAAGCAAGGTTGTGCATTGCTTCAAACAGGAGATGAGAGCTGGATTTCAGTATAGGCCGGGTTGTTTTGACCATGGCCAACGCGAAAGTGAGGAGAGTGCTCTGGCTGAAAATAGAGAGATTTGTCCCAGAGTTAAGTCTGAGCCGTCTCAGAGTCTGACTGAACGCCAAAGACACCTGAAAGAACGCACAGATGTACAGACGTTTTCCAGTCATGCCACATGTCGTTTCCTCAACAGTTGGACAAGTGAAGGCTCTGCAACCTGTTCTGCTTCTGTCTTACTAGGTGAACGTACAAAAACGGGGGAGTGCAGGACTGGCATGTTGGACAGGGATGTTGAGGAGGATCCTGGGCCAGTATCTAGTGTGGAGATTCACAGAGACAAAAGGATAAAGCTTGGGGATGGCGTTAAAGATGGGATTTTGCCGTCCACGCCAGATTTTGAAAGCATCGGTTGCAAAGACCCAGCAAAAACTGACTCTTGTGACAAAGAGAAACGGACGTCTGATGACAGTCAGTCCTGTTTAGAGCATGCGGTTGCGGGCAGCAGCTCTTTTGACTTAGATGTGAAAGAAAACTGTGTTCACAAGGAGATCGACAATCCCACAAAAACTGACGCAGCACAAATGTCATCAGATCTGAACTGTGAAAGGAACGAGGTGGACACGGATGAACTAGAGTCATTCACCTGCCAGAGAGTGAGGGCCTACttcaggaaaataaagttttcttgTGCCCGCACATACATGTCCTGGCCCTTTTCTAACAGTGCCTGGAAGCTTACCACACATGCTGGCACCACAGGCTGTCCAGCAGAGCCCATTGATCCATCAGCTAGAGATAACCCGCCATTAGATCACAATCAGCCAGGCTCAACCAATGACATGCTCCCAGATACACACACTTCAGGCACAACCCACCAGGTTTCTCATCAAAATAAAGCGAAGcgagaagagaaagaagaaagcGTTTTAGTAGACATAAATGGGAAAACACACGGTAATGTGTCTATGGAGTTTGCACCTAACTTTATGGAGGCAGAAGAGTCGTTAGCCAGTCTTTCCTTGGATACGGCGACCCTTTCCAACCCAagtcaacatggaggagagCCTGGCACTGACACAGTCTCCGCCTCGTCTTCGCCAGTTAACAGACCTGAATCTGACAACTCCACATCTACCCCTTCCCCCTCAGCACTTGGCCGGAGCGACTGGGAAACTTCCAATGCTTTGTCTCCCATGGCATCTCCATTCACACGTGGTGGTTTGAGCAGCCTCTCAGCCATGCCATCCTCTCTCCCACCTTCGTCGTTCCTACTGAAGAAAGTCGAAGGTGCTGAGGTGGCTGATTCTGCAAGCGCATCGCTAACGTCCTCTTCGCCCAAATGTGTGGTCAAAGCTGTAGAAAAAACATTGTTCTGCTGTGAAGAAACCCGAATGACTCCTTGGACTTcgtcctctgctcctccacaCAACTCTGACTCCTTTGATTCATGCgtatcctccctcctcctcctccctcaagGCGAGCAAGAGAGCGATGAAGGACTTTTCGCAGGCAGGACCCCACCGAAACTAGAGCCATATTATAATACAAGCCCCTTTAACCATGTAGTTGTAAAACTGCGCGACATCCTCACAGAAAAGTGTGTAGAACTGGACTTGAATGAGTTTATGCTTCCACCAATGCTCTCTCCTGTCGCTTCGCCGCAAGGGCGCTCACAGATAAGCCTCCCGCCCCAAAGCCcagatgaagaggagaaggaggaaataTACACCAGAAAACGCAAGATGTCACCTGGATGTCACATGCCACAAATTGTTAATGGCGATAATGAAAACGCCAAGGATTATCTTGAACATGGTGGTGTGGAATTGAAAGTCGTTAAAACTACTAATGAAGATGATGGCACTGAAAAGGAAAGCCAGGATGAAACTGATTATTCAGATGATGTGGAACAGGGTAACAAAACATCTGAAGTTCCCTCCGACCCTAAAATAAAGGCGACCCTAACCTCAGGTGCTTTGACAGAACCCTGCTCTTCTCCCAgcagtgatgaagatgatggtggAGCCTTCAGTGATGAGGGACAGCCATGTTCTACTAGTGAAAGGGATGAAACTGATGCAGAGGCAGCTGGTGATGCTCAGCGCAGCATTTTGGATGAGTTCACAGCTTATGAGAAGGATATCCTGCTTGTTGATGTGATCCAGGAAGACCCAGAGCTGTTTGAAAACCTGCCCCAGGGAAGTTTGCTGAAACTGGGTCACACCAGGGTAACCGAGGCCCCTAAAATCAGACCTATTAGAGAGGTGAAAACGCTGTCGCCAAGGACGGATGGAGCATCGCTGGAGTTTAAACAAAG ATTGACCTCAGTTAATATTGGTTTTCCCTGGGACAGTCCTGATGCTGATATCGAAG AGGAGAGCGACAGCAGGTCATGGAGACCTCACTgtagcaggagcagcagcagcatcccaTCCAAAATGCAAAGCAACACATGGCctgctgcagagaaacaaaccaaaaacatg GGTCAGCCTGATGCCAACAACAATCATGTAAACGGAGTCCTGGAGAG GAGCCAGCACATCCAGACAGTGAACTCCCTGCATAAGCACATCTCTCCACTTAGGAGCATAAGAAATG GATCATTGGTCACAAACCCAGCAAACGTGACAGATTTCAGGCGTCAGAAGTCTAAT CCTCAATACTGCAGGCAGTACTTCAGTGAGTCGCTGTCCTGCGGGTTCAAGATGTGTCGCTTCCAGCATGTTCCTGTGGAGGGGGACGAGAAG TTGTGCGTTGAAACTGTGACACGGTTCACCAAAAATCCAATGTGCCTTCAAAAAGCAG GAGCTGTGTTTACAGGCTACTACCAAAACAACCCACCAGGAGCGTACTTCTCCATGCCGGTGCTTCTGTGTCTCCTCTGGGCTCTGCACAAAGCCGGCATGGTGTCCGATGTCTTCTCAGTCCTCAGCGTCAGCTTGGCCCACAAGATCGTG CCTGGCCACGAATTCCTGCTGGCGCTCTTTAACATTGTGAGAGAAAAGGGTCTCACGGGTGTTGTACCTGAACTCATGCAGCTCACATTCAAG ATGGCCAGAGCGGGCCTTGTGCTGAGTTTGGACTGCCTCGACTGTGTAAAAAACACTCCTGAGTTCCAGGAGACCGTCAATCCAAACTCACTTGTTTCAGTGTCTGGTAACCACAA GTTATCCGCCAGTGCACCCTTTCCAGAGTACCTGAATTTGGCCCATTGCATCGTGGAAATAGAG CTTTGTACCAAGCAAGAAGACTGGAGGCGGATGGGGGAGGTTTTCAGGTCCATCTGCCAATCTAGCCAACATCCCAACCAAGTGGAGCGAATCAGCGGTCGCATCGCCATAGCGCTCCTGTCTGAGAGCAAAGACAAGCGGTCACTGCCCTTTGCTGCCTTCGCTGAGACGG TGTGTCAGAACGACGGTGAGGAAAGCCTGATCAGGAGTTTTTTAGGCAGAATTGGAGTCTCTCTCATGTTGAGATACCACAAAACGCATCAGTGGGGCAAG GGTCGGAGGGTGGTGGAGGTGCTGTCCAGTTCAAAAGTCAACTACTCGACACTGAAGGGTTTGTTTGGGAATGAAGATGGATCATCACGCTGCCACCTGGTAACCGTGGCGACTGAGCTCTTCCTCCTGAGTTGCAGCTTGGAGGGAGCTCTCAACACACTGCGAG AAAACAAGTGGTTCCTGAGTTCGTGCTCGTGGCCGTGTGAGCCTGCTGATCTGGAGAGTAGGACTCGTGTGTTGATGCGTCTGGCGGAGAAAACCTCTCACAGAGACACGCTGGAGGTCCTCTGTAACCTCCCTGGACTCAAAGAGCCAAACG aCTTGGTGGATGTCTCCAGGTATGGTCCTCTGTTTAACTGTCACCTGCAAGTGTGCGTGGAAAGACAGATAATTCCTGTAGCTTCAGACACGGTCGACTTCATGCTCTCAAAAAAGCTGTCAGTTGACCAGGCTTTGCTGCAGATGCTTTTGCACAAACTGGGCAAGCAAAACCTCTGGCTCCGGGCACGGGAAGTCTTCAGAC ACTCTCTGAGTACGGGGTACTACCCAGGTGTGTCGGCTCCTCCTGGTTTCATGGAGCTGATCGTCCCCTGTCAACTGGGGGAGGTGGAGCTGGCTCTCACCTTGGAGATGTTCATCACTGTCAACGCAACGGACATTTTCCACCTTTCAGAGACCACCAAGTCCTGCCTCTGCATCACTCTCAAAAG GACTCAAAGCTGTGAGAGCGAGTACCTCTCCGCCGGTAGCCGCATCCTCTCTGCCGCTTGTATCCTTCAGCCCAAACTCATCATACACTACACAGCAGTGAACTCTTCACAGGATCAAGTATTCACTCTCGACGTTCCCTCTGCTCGATGCTGGCTCCGCCACAACCATTTGTGGGCCAATGAGGTGTGGACGCATTGA
- the topaz1 gene encoding uncharacterized protein topaz1 isoform X3, with protein sequence MVIHRPLLPLLLLQTPDRFTREHSPPPPDSQQKRLREQGRKSSSPGPEQPTVEVRIKKENAVTETSKKIIIWINQLPQVTLCDIAQRCDALRHDCGYVLPDVLKSKVVHCFKQEMRAGFQYRPGCFDHGQRESEESALAENREICPRVKSEPSQSLTERQRHLKERTDVQTFSSHATCRFLNSWTSEGSATCSASVLLGERTKTGECRTGMLDRDVEEDPGPVSSVEIHRDKRIKLGDGVKDGILPSTPDFESIGCKDPAKTDSCDKEKRTSDDSQSCLEHAVAGSSSFDLDVKENCVHKEIDNPTKTDAAQMSSDLNCERNEVDTDELESFTCQRVRAYFRKIKFSCARTYMSWPFSNSAWKLTTHAGTTGCPAEPIDPSARDNPPLDHNQPGSTNDMLPDTHTSGTTHQVSHQNKAKREEKEESVLVDINGKTHGNVSMEFAPNFMEAEESLASLSLDTATLSNPSQHGGEPGTDTVSASSSPVNRPESDNSTSTPSPSALGRSDWETSNALSPMASPFTRGGLSSLSAMPSSLPPSSFLLKKVEGAEVADSASASLTSSSPKCVVKAVEKTLFCCEETRMTPWTSSSAPPHNSDSFDSCVSSLLLLPQGEQESDEGLFAGRTPPKLEPYYNTSPFNHVVVKLRDILTEKCVELDLNEFMLPPMLSPVASPQGRSQISLPPQSPDEEEKEEIYTRKRKMSPGCHMPQIVNGDNENAKDYLEHGGVELKVVKTTNEDDGTEKESQDETDYSDDVEQGNKTSEVPSDPKIKATLTSGALTEPCSSPSSDEDDGGAFSDEGQPCSTSERDETDAEAAGDAQRSILDEFTAYEKDILLVDVIQEDPELFENLPQGSLLKLGHTRVTEAPKIRPIREVKTLSPRTDGASLEFKQRLTSVNIGFPWDSPDADIEEESDSRSWRPHCSRSSSSIPSKMQSNTWPAAEKQTKNMGQPDANNNHVNGVLERSQHIQTVNSLHKHISPLRSIRNGSLVTNPANVTDFRRQKSNPQYCRQYFSESLSCGFKMCRFQHVPVEGDEKLCVETVTRFTKNPMCLQKAGAVFTGYYQNNPPGAYFSMPVLLCLLWALHKAGMVSDVFSVLSVSLAHKIVPGHEFLLALFNIVREKGLTGVVPELMQLTFKMARAGLVLSLDCLDCVKNTPEFQETVNPNSLVSVSGNHKLSASAPFPEYLNLAHCIVEIELCTKQEDWRRMGEVFRSICQSSQHPNQVERISGRIAIALLSESKDKRSLPFAAFAETVCQNDGEESLIRSFLGRIGVSLMLRYHKTHQWGKGRRVVEVLSSSKVNYSTLKGLFGNEDGSSRCHLVTVATELFLLSCSLEGALNTLRENKWFLSSCSWPCEPADLESRTRVLMRLAEKTSHRDTLEVLCNLPGLKEPNDLVDVSRYGPLFNCHLQVCVERQIIPVASDTVDFMLSKKLSVDQALLQMLLHKLGKQNLWLRAREVFRHSLSTGYYPGVSAPPGFMELIVPCQLGEVELALTLEMFITVNATDIFHLSETTKSCLCITLKRTQSCESEYLSAGSRILSAACILQPKLIIHYTAVNSSQDQVFTLDVPSARCWLRHNHLWANEVWTH encoded by the exons gccgctgctgctgctgcagacacCGGACAGGTTCACACGGGAACACAGTCCACCGCCACCGGACAGTCAA CAGAAGAGACTGCGTGAGCAGGGGCGAAAAAGCAGTAGCCCAGGGCCAGAGCAGCCTACGGTTGAGGTTAGGATCAAGAAAGAAAACGCAGTTACTGAGACCTCTAAGAAGATTATCATATGGATAAACCAGTTACCGCAGGTGACGCTTTGTGACATAGCTCAAAGATGTGATGCTCTTCGTCACGATTGTGGCTATGTGTTACCGGATGTTCTCAAAAGCAAGGTTGTGCATTGCTTCAAACAGGAGATGAGAGCTGGATTTCAGTATAGGCCGGGTTGTTTTGACCATGGCCAACGCGAAAGTGAGGAGAGTGCTCTGGCTGAAAATAGAGAGATTTGTCCCAGAGTTAAGTCTGAGCCGTCTCAGAGTCTGACTGAACGCCAAAGACACCTGAAAGAACGCACAGATGTACAGACGTTTTCCAGTCATGCCACATGTCGTTTCCTCAACAGTTGGACAAGTGAAGGCTCTGCAACCTGTTCTGCTTCTGTCTTACTAGGTGAACGTACAAAAACGGGGGAGTGCAGGACTGGCATGTTGGACAGGGATGTTGAGGAGGATCCTGGGCCAGTATCTAGTGTGGAGATTCACAGAGACAAAAGGATAAAGCTTGGGGATGGCGTTAAAGATGGGATTTTGCCGTCCACGCCAGATTTTGAAAGCATCGGTTGCAAAGACCCAGCAAAAACTGACTCTTGTGACAAAGAGAAACGGACGTCTGATGACAGTCAGTCCTGTTTAGAGCATGCGGTTGCGGGCAGCAGCTCTTTTGACTTAGATGTGAAAGAAAACTGTGTTCACAAGGAGATCGACAATCCCACAAAAACTGACGCAGCACAAATGTCATCAGATCTGAACTGTGAAAGGAACGAGGTGGACACGGATGAACTAGAGTCATTCACCTGCCAGAGAGTGAGGGCCTACttcaggaaaataaagttttcttgTGCCCGCACATACATGTCCTGGCCCTTTTCTAACAGTGCCTGGAAGCTTACCACACATGCTGGCACCACAGGCTGTCCAGCAGAGCCCATTGATCCATCAGCTAGAGATAACCCGCCATTAGATCACAATCAGCCAGGCTCAACCAATGACATGCTCCCAGATACACACACTTCAGGCACAACCCACCAGGTTTCTCATCAAAATAAAGCGAAGcgagaagagaaagaagaaagcGTTTTAGTAGACATAAATGGGAAAACACACGGTAATGTGTCTATGGAGTTTGCACCTAACTTTATGGAGGCAGAAGAGTCGTTAGCCAGTCTTTCCTTGGATACGGCGACCCTTTCCAACCCAagtcaacatggaggagagCCTGGCACTGACACAGTCTCCGCCTCGTCTTCGCCAGTTAACAGACCTGAATCTGACAACTCCACATCTACCCCTTCCCCCTCAGCACTTGGCCGGAGCGACTGGGAAACTTCCAATGCTTTGTCTCCCATGGCATCTCCATTCACACGTGGTGGTTTGAGCAGCCTCTCAGCCATGCCATCCTCTCTCCCACCTTCGTCGTTCCTACTGAAGAAAGTCGAAGGTGCTGAGGTGGCTGATTCTGCAAGCGCATCGCTAACGTCCTCTTCGCCCAAATGTGTGGTCAAAGCTGTAGAAAAAACATTGTTCTGCTGTGAAGAAACCCGAATGACTCCTTGGACTTcgtcctctgctcctccacaCAACTCTGACTCCTTTGATTCATGCgtatcctccctcctcctcctccctcaagGCGAGCAAGAGAGCGATGAAGGACTTTTCGCAGGCAGGACCCCACCGAAACTAGAGCCATATTATAATACAAGCCCCTTTAACCATGTAGTTGTAAAACTGCGCGACATCCTCACAGAAAAGTGTGTAGAACTGGACTTGAATGAGTTTATGCTTCCACCAATGCTCTCTCCTGTCGCTTCGCCGCAAGGGCGCTCACAGATAAGCCTCCCGCCCCAAAGCCcagatgaagaggagaaggaggaaataTACACCAGAAAACGCAAGATGTCACCTGGATGTCACATGCCACAAATTGTTAATGGCGATAATGAAAACGCCAAGGATTATCTTGAACATGGTGGTGTGGAATTGAAAGTCGTTAAAACTACTAATGAAGATGATGGCACTGAAAAGGAAAGCCAGGATGAAACTGATTATTCAGATGATGTGGAACAGGGTAACAAAACATCTGAAGTTCCCTCCGACCCTAAAATAAAGGCGACCCTAACCTCAGGTGCTTTGACAGAACCCTGCTCTTCTCCCAgcagtgatgaagatgatggtggAGCCTTCAGTGATGAGGGACAGCCATGTTCTACTAGTGAAAGGGATGAAACTGATGCAGAGGCAGCTGGTGATGCTCAGCGCAGCATTTTGGATGAGTTCACAGCTTATGAGAAGGATATCCTGCTTGTTGATGTGATCCAGGAAGACCCAGAGCTGTTTGAAAACCTGCCCCAGGGAAGTTTGCTGAAACTGGGTCACACCAGGGTAACCGAGGCCCCTAAAATCAGACCTATTAGAGAGGTGAAAACGCTGTCGCCAAGGACGGATGGAGCATCGCTGGAGTTTAAACAAAG ATTGACCTCAGTTAATATTGGTTTTCCCTGGGACAGTCCTGATGCTGATATCGAAG AGGAGAGCGACAGCAGGTCATGGAGACCTCACTgtagcaggagcagcagcagcatcccaTCCAAAATGCAAAGCAACACATGGCctgctgcagagaaacaaaccaaaaacatg GGTCAGCCTGATGCCAACAACAATCATGTAAACGGAGTCCTGGAGAG GAGCCAGCACATCCAGACAGTGAACTCCCTGCATAAGCACATCTCTCCACTTAGGAGCATAAGAAATG GATCATTGGTCACAAACCCAGCAAACGTGACAGATTTCAGGCGTCAGAAGTCTAAT CCTCAATACTGCAGGCAGTACTTCAGTGAGTCGCTGTCCTGCGGGTTCAAGATGTGTCGCTTCCAGCATGTTCCTGTGGAGGGGGACGAGAAG TTGTGCGTTGAAACTGTGACACGGTTCACCAAAAATCCAATGTGCCTTCAAAAAGCAG GAGCTGTGTTTACAGGCTACTACCAAAACAACCCACCAGGAGCGTACTTCTCCATGCCGGTGCTTCTGTGTCTCCTCTGGGCTCTGCACAAAGCCGGCATGGTGTCCGATGTCTTCTCAGTCCTCAGCGTCAGCTTGGCCCACAAGATCGTG CCTGGCCACGAATTCCTGCTGGCGCTCTTTAACATTGTGAGAGAAAAGGGTCTCACGGGTGTTGTACCTGAACTCATGCAGCTCACATTCAAG ATGGCCAGAGCGGGCCTTGTGCTGAGTTTGGACTGCCTCGACTGTGTAAAAAACACTCCTGAGTTCCAGGAGACCGTCAATCCAAACTCACTTGTTTCAGTGTCTGGTAACCACAA GTTATCCGCCAGTGCACCCTTTCCAGAGTACCTGAATTTGGCCCATTGCATCGTGGAAATAGAG CTTTGTACCAAGCAAGAAGACTGGAGGCGGATGGGGGAGGTTTTCAGGTCCATCTGCCAATCTAGCCAACATCCCAACCAAGTGGAGCGAATCAGCGGTCGCATCGCCATAGCGCTCCTGTCTGAGAGCAAAGACAAGCGGTCACTGCCCTTTGCTGCCTTCGCTGAGACGG TGTGTCAGAACGACGGTGAGGAAAGCCTGATCAGGAGTTTTTTAGGCAGAATTGGAGTCTCTCTCATGTTGAGATACCACAAAACGCATCAGTGGGGCAAG GGTCGGAGGGTGGTGGAGGTGCTGTCCAGTTCAAAAGTCAACTACTCGACACTGAAGGGTTTGTTTGGGAATGAAGATGGATCATCACGCTGCCACCTGGTAACCGTGGCGACTGAGCTCTTCCTCCTGAGTTGCAGCTTGGAGGGAGCTCTCAACACACTGCGAG AAAACAAGTGGTTCCTGAGTTCGTGCTCGTGGCCGTGTGAGCCTGCTGATCTGGAGAGTAGGACTCGTGTGTTGATGCGTCTGGCGGAGAAAACCTCTCACAGAGACACGCTGGAGGTCCTCTGTAACCTCCCTGGACTCAAAGAGCCAAACG aCTTGGTGGATGTCTCCAGGTATGGTCCTCTGTTTAACTGTCACCTGCAAGTGTGCGTGGAAAGACAGATAATTCCTGTAGCTTCAGACACGGTCGACTTCATGCTCTCAAAAAAGCTGTCAGTTGACCAGGCTTTGCTGCAGATGCTTTTGCACAAACTGGGCAAGCAAAACCTCTGGCTCCGGGCACGGGAAGTCTTCAGAC ACTCTCTGAGTACGGGGTACTACCCAGGTGTGTCGGCTCCTCCTGGTTTCATGGAGCTGATCGTCCCCTGTCAACTGGGGGAGGTGGAGCTGGCTCTCACCTTGGAGATGTTCATCACTGTCAACGCAACGGACATTTTCCACCTTTCAGAGACCACCAAGTCCTGCCTCTGCATCACTCTCAAAAG GACTCAAAGCTGTGAGAGCGAGTACCTCTCCGCCGGTAGCCGCATCCTCTCTGCCGCTTGTATCCTTCAGCCCAAACTCATCATACACTACACAGCAGTGAACTCTTCACAGGATCAAGTATTCACTCTCGACGTTCCCTCTGCTCGATGCTGGCTCCGCCACAACCATTTGTGGGCCAATGAGGTGTGGACGCATTGA